In Dromiciops gliroides isolate mDroGli1 chromosome 5, mDroGli1.pri, whole genome shotgun sequence, the following are encoded in one genomic region:
- the PCBP2 gene encoding poly(rC)-binding protein 2 isoform X19, giving the protein MDTGVIEGGLNVTLTIRLLMHGKEVGSIIGKKGESVKKMREESGARINISEGNCPERIITLAGPTNAIFKAFAMIIDKLEEDISSSMTNSTAASRPPVTLRLVVPASQCGSLIGKGGCKIKEIRESTGAQVQVAGDMLPNSTERAITIAGIPQSIIECVKQICVVMLESPPKGVTIPYRPKPSSSPVIFAGGQAYTIQGQYAIPQPDLTKLHQLAMQQSHFPMTHGNTGFSAGLDASAQTTSHELTIPNDLIGCIIGRQGAKINEIRQMSGAQIKIANPVEGSTDRQVTITGSAASISLAQYLINVRLSSETGGMGSS; this is encoded by the exons ATGGACACCGGTGTGATTGAAGGTGGATTAAATGTCACTCTCACCATCCGGCTACTTATGCATGGAAAG GAAGTTGGAAGCATTATTGGAAAG AAAGGAGAATCAGTCAAGAAGATGCGTGAAGAG AGTGGTGCGCGTATCAACATTTCAGAAGGGAATTGTCCTGAGAGAATAATTACTCTGGCTGGACCCACCAATGCCATCTTTAAAGCCTTTGCTATGATCATTGACAAACTGGAAGAG GACATCAGCAGCTCTATGACCAATAGTACAGCTGCCAGTAGACCCCCAGTCACCCTGAGGCTTGTGGTCCCTGCTAGCCAGTGTGGCTCTCTCATTGGAAAAGGAGGATGCAAGATCAAGGAAATAAGAGAG AGTACAGGGGCTCAGGTCCAGGTGGCAGGGGATATGCTACCAAACTCAACTGAGCGGGCCATCACTATTGCTGGCATCCCGCAATCTATCATTGAGTGTGTCAAACAGATCTGCGTGGTCATGTTGGAG TCTCCCCCGAAGGGCGTGACCATCCCGTACCGGCCCAAGCCGTCCAGCTCTCCAGTCATCTTTGCAGGTGGTCAG GCCTATACCATTCAAGGACAGTATGCCATTCCACAGCCAGAT TTGACCAAGCTGCACCAGTTGGCAATGCAACAGTCTCACTTTCCCATGACGCATGGCAACACCGGATTCAGTG CAGGTTTGGATGCATCTGCTCAGACTACTTCTCATGAACTCACCATTCCAAATGAC TTAATTGGCTGCATAATCGGGCGTCAAGGCGCCAAAATCAATGAGATTCGTCAGATGTCTGGGGCTCAGATCAAAATTGCCAATCCAGTGGAAGGATCTACTGATAGGCAGGTTACCATCACTGGATCTGCTGCCAGCATTAGCCTGGCCCAGTATCTAATCAATGTCAG GCTTTCCTCGGAGACGGGTGGCATGGGGAGCAGCTAG
- the PCBP2 gene encoding poly(rC)-binding protein 2 isoform X4 — MDTGVIEGGLNVTLTIRLLMHGKEVGSIIGKKGESVKKMREESGARINISEGNCPERIITLAGPTNAIFKAFAMIIDKLEEDISSSMTNSTAASRPPVTLRLVVPASQCGSLIGKGGCKIKEIRESTGAQVQVAGDMLPNSTERAITIAGIPQSIIECVKQICVVMLETLSQSPPKGVTIPYRPKPSSSPVIFAGGQDRYSTGSDSASFPHTTPSMCLNPDLEGPPLEAYTIQGQYAIPQPDLTKLHQLAMQQSHFPMTHGNTGFSAGLDASAQTTSHELTIPNDLIGCIIGRQGAKINEIRQMSGAQIKIANPVEGSTDRQVTITGSAASISLAQYLINVSLENAKPSSQAASVTIPDHLSINLSQPSTPSSSSSSSTTTPSLATAGTSDAPSSLPNPLPTAPCVSSLLGMKPIPLLALNVVSAAKGPGASAATTTTSAVPCVTNKLKAEKQRFSPY, encoded by the exons ATGGACACCGGTGTGATTGAAGGTGGATTAAATGTCACTCTCACCATCCGGCTACTTATGCATGGAAAG GAAGTTGGAAGCATTATTGGAAAG AAAGGAGAATCAGTCAAGAAGATGCGTGAAGAG AGTGGTGCGCGTATCAACATTTCAGAAGGGAATTGTCCTGAGAGAATAATTACTCTGGCTGGACCCACCAATGCCATCTTTAAAGCCTTTGCTATGATCATTGACAAACTGGAAGAG GACATCAGCAGCTCTATGACCAATAGTACAGCTGCCAGTAGACCCCCAGTCACCCTGAGGCTTGTGGTCCCTGCTAGCCAGTGTGGCTCTCTCATTGGAAAAGGAGGATGCAAGATCAAGGAAATAAGAGAG AGTACAGGGGCTCAGGTCCAGGTGGCAGGGGATATGCTACCAAACTCAACTGAGCGGGCCATCACTATTGCTGGCATCCCGCAATCTATCATTGAGTGTGTCAAACAGATCTGCGTGGTCATGTTGGAG actcTCTCCCAGTCTCCCCCGAAGGGCGTGACCATCCCGTACCGGCCCAAGCCGTCCAGCTCTCCAGTCATCTTTGCAGGTGGTCAG GACAGGTACAGCACAGGCAGCGACAGTGCGAGCTTTCCCCACACCACCCCGTCCATGTGCCTCAACCCTGACCTGGAGGGACCACCTCTAGAG GCCTATACCATTCAAGGACAGTATGCCATTCCACAGCCAGAT TTGACCAAGCTGCACCAGTTGGCAATGCAACAGTCTCACTTTCCCATGACGCATGGCAACACCGGATTCAGTG CAGGTTTGGATGCATCTGCTCAGACTACTTCTCATGAACTCACCATTCCAAATGAC TTAATTGGCTGCATAATCGGGCGTCAAGGCGCCAAAATCAATGAGATTCGTCAGATGTCTGGGGCTCAGATCAAAATTGCCAATCCAGTGGAAGGATCTACTGATAGGCAGGTTACCATCACTGGATCTGCTGCCAGCATTAGCCTGGCCCAGTATCTAATCAATGTCAG TTTAGAAAACGCTAAACCCTCCTCCCAGGCAGCCTCCGTCACGATCCCTGATCACCTCAGCATCAACCTCTCTCAACCCTccaccccttcttcttcttcttcctcctccaccaccaccccctcgcTCGCCACAGCGGGGACCTCCGACGCACCCTCCAGCCTCCCCAACCCTCTTCCGACCGCCCCTTGTGTCTCCAGTCTGCTTGGCATGAAACCCATCCCTCTCCTGGCTCTAAATGTTGTGTCTGCTGCTAAGGGTCCCGGGGCTTcggctgccaccaccaccacctctgccGTGCCATGCGTAACTAACAAACTGAAAGCTGAGAAACAGAGATTTTCTCCCTACTGA
- the PCBP2 gene encoding poly(rC)-binding protein 2 isoform X7 — translation MDTGVIEGGLNVTLTIRLLMHGKEVGSIIGKKGESVKKMREESGARINISEGNCPERIITLAGPTNAIFKAFAMIIDKLEEDISSSMTNSTAASRPPVTLRLVVPASQCGSLIGKGGCKIKEIRESTGAQVQVAGDMLPNSTERAITIAGIPQSIIECVKQICVVMLESPPKGVTIPYRPKPSSSPVIFAGGQAYTIQGQYAIPQPDLTKLHQLAMQQSHFPMTHGNTGFSGIESSSPEVKGYWAGLDASAQTTSHELTIPNDLIGCIIGRQGAKINEIRQMSGAQIKIANPVEGSTDRQVTITGSAASISLAQYLINVSLENAKPSSQAASVTIPDHLSINLSQPSTPSSSSSSSTTTPSLATAGTSDAPSSLPNPLPTAPCVSSLLGMKPIPLLALNVVSAAKGPGASAATTTTSAVPCVTNKLKAEKQRFSPY, via the exons ATGGACACCGGTGTGATTGAAGGTGGATTAAATGTCACTCTCACCATCCGGCTACTTATGCATGGAAAG GAAGTTGGAAGCATTATTGGAAAG AAAGGAGAATCAGTCAAGAAGATGCGTGAAGAG AGTGGTGCGCGTATCAACATTTCAGAAGGGAATTGTCCTGAGAGAATAATTACTCTGGCTGGACCCACCAATGCCATCTTTAAAGCCTTTGCTATGATCATTGACAAACTGGAAGAG GACATCAGCAGCTCTATGACCAATAGTACAGCTGCCAGTAGACCCCCAGTCACCCTGAGGCTTGTGGTCCCTGCTAGCCAGTGTGGCTCTCTCATTGGAAAAGGAGGATGCAAGATCAAGGAAATAAGAGAG AGTACAGGGGCTCAGGTCCAGGTGGCAGGGGATATGCTACCAAACTCAACTGAGCGGGCCATCACTATTGCTGGCATCCCGCAATCTATCATTGAGTGTGTCAAACAGATCTGCGTGGTCATGTTGGAG TCTCCCCCGAAGGGCGTGACCATCCCGTACCGGCCCAAGCCGTCCAGCTCTCCAGTCATCTTTGCAGGTGGTCAG GCCTATACCATTCAAGGACAGTATGCCATTCCACAGCCAGAT TTGACCAAGCTGCACCAGTTGGCAATGCAACAGTCTCACTTTCCCATGACGCATGGCAACACCGGATTCAGTG GCATTGAATCCAGCTCTCCAGAGGTGAAAGGCTATTGGg CAGGTTTGGATGCATCTGCTCAGACTACTTCTCATGAACTCACCATTCCAAATGAC TTAATTGGCTGCATAATCGGGCGTCAAGGCGCCAAAATCAATGAGATTCGTCAGATGTCTGGGGCTCAGATCAAAATTGCCAATCCAGTGGAAGGATCTACTGATAGGCAGGTTACCATCACTGGATCTGCTGCCAGCATTAGCCTGGCCCAGTATCTAATCAATGTCAG TTTAGAAAACGCTAAACCCTCCTCCCAGGCAGCCTCCGTCACGATCCCTGATCACCTCAGCATCAACCTCTCTCAACCCTccaccccttcttcttcttcttcctcctccaccaccaccccctcgcTCGCCACAGCGGGGACCTCCGACGCACCCTCCAGCCTCCCCAACCCTCTTCCGACCGCCCCTTGTGTCTCCAGTCTGCTTGGCATGAAACCCATCCCTCTCCTGGCTCTAAATGTTGTGTCTGCTGCTAAGGGTCCCGGGGCTTcggctgccaccaccaccacctctgccGTGCCATGCGTAACTAACAAACTGAAAGCTGAGAAACAGAGATTTTCTCCCTACTGA
- the PCBP2 gene encoding poly(rC)-binding protein 2 isoform X12 yields the protein MDTGVIEGGLNVTLTIRLLMHGKEVGSIIGKKGESVKKMREESGARINISEGNCPERIITLAGPTNAIFKAFAMIIDKLEEDISSSMTNSTAASRPPVTLRLVVPASQCGSLIGKGGCKIKEIRESTGAQVQVAGDMLPNSTERAITIAGIPQSIIECVKQICVVMLESPPKGVTIPYRPKPSSSPVIFAGGQDRYSTGSDSASFPHTTPSMCLNPDLEGPPLEAYTIQGQYAIPQPDLTKLHQLAMQQSHFPMTHGNTGFSGIESSSPEVKGYWAGLDASAQTTSHELTIPNDLIGCIIGRQGAKINEIRQMSGAQIKIANPVEGSTDRQVTITGSAASISLAQYLINVRLSSETGGMGSS from the exons ATGGACACCGGTGTGATTGAAGGTGGATTAAATGTCACTCTCACCATCCGGCTACTTATGCATGGAAAG GAAGTTGGAAGCATTATTGGAAAG AAAGGAGAATCAGTCAAGAAGATGCGTGAAGAG AGTGGTGCGCGTATCAACATTTCAGAAGGGAATTGTCCTGAGAGAATAATTACTCTGGCTGGACCCACCAATGCCATCTTTAAAGCCTTTGCTATGATCATTGACAAACTGGAAGAG GACATCAGCAGCTCTATGACCAATAGTACAGCTGCCAGTAGACCCCCAGTCACCCTGAGGCTTGTGGTCCCTGCTAGCCAGTGTGGCTCTCTCATTGGAAAAGGAGGATGCAAGATCAAGGAAATAAGAGAG AGTACAGGGGCTCAGGTCCAGGTGGCAGGGGATATGCTACCAAACTCAACTGAGCGGGCCATCACTATTGCTGGCATCCCGCAATCTATCATTGAGTGTGTCAAACAGATCTGCGTGGTCATGTTGGAG TCTCCCCCGAAGGGCGTGACCATCCCGTACCGGCCCAAGCCGTCCAGCTCTCCAGTCATCTTTGCAGGTGGTCAG GACAGGTACAGCACAGGCAGCGACAGTGCGAGCTTTCCCCACACCACCCCGTCCATGTGCCTCAACCCTGACCTGGAGGGACCACCTCTAGAG GCCTATACCATTCAAGGACAGTATGCCATTCCACAGCCAGAT TTGACCAAGCTGCACCAGTTGGCAATGCAACAGTCTCACTTTCCCATGACGCATGGCAACACCGGATTCAGTG GCATTGAATCCAGCTCTCCAGAGGTGAAAGGCTATTGGg CAGGTTTGGATGCATCTGCTCAGACTACTTCTCATGAACTCACCATTCCAAATGAC TTAATTGGCTGCATAATCGGGCGTCAAGGCGCCAAAATCAATGAGATTCGTCAGATGTCTGGGGCTCAGATCAAAATTGCCAATCCAGTGGAAGGATCTACTGATAGGCAGGTTACCATCACTGGATCTGCTGCCAGCATTAGCCTGGCCCAGTATCTAATCAATGTCAG GCTTTCCTCGGAGACGGGTGGCATGGGGAGCAGCTAG
- the PCBP2 gene encoding poly(rC)-binding protein 2 isoform X6 — protein MDTGVIEGGLNVTLTIRLLMHGKEVGSIIGKKGESVKKMREESGARINISEGNCPERIITLAGPTNAIFKAFAMIIDKLEEDISSSMTNSTAASRPPVTLRLVVPASQCGSLIGKGGCKIKEIRESTGAQVQVAGDMLPNSTERAITIAGIPQSIIECVKQICVVMLETLSQSPPKGVTIPYRPKPSSSPVIFAGGQAYTIQGQYAIPQPDLTKLHQLAMQQSHFPMTHGNTGFSGIESSSPEVKGYWAGLDASAQTTSHELTIPNDLIGCIIGRQGAKINEIRQMSGAQIKIANPVEGSTDRQVTITGSAASISLAQYLINVSLENAKPSSQAASVTIPDHLSINLSQPSTPSSSSSSSTTTPSLATAGTSDAPSSLPNPLPTAPCVSSLLGMKPIPLLALNVVSAAKGPGASAATTTTSAVPCVTNKLKAEKQRFSPY, from the exons ATGGACACCGGTGTGATTGAAGGTGGATTAAATGTCACTCTCACCATCCGGCTACTTATGCATGGAAAG GAAGTTGGAAGCATTATTGGAAAG AAAGGAGAATCAGTCAAGAAGATGCGTGAAGAG AGTGGTGCGCGTATCAACATTTCAGAAGGGAATTGTCCTGAGAGAATAATTACTCTGGCTGGACCCACCAATGCCATCTTTAAAGCCTTTGCTATGATCATTGACAAACTGGAAGAG GACATCAGCAGCTCTATGACCAATAGTACAGCTGCCAGTAGACCCCCAGTCACCCTGAGGCTTGTGGTCCCTGCTAGCCAGTGTGGCTCTCTCATTGGAAAAGGAGGATGCAAGATCAAGGAAATAAGAGAG AGTACAGGGGCTCAGGTCCAGGTGGCAGGGGATATGCTACCAAACTCAACTGAGCGGGCCATCACTATTGCTGGCATCCCGCAATCTATCATTGAGTGTGTCAAACAGATCTGCGTGGTCATGTTGGAG actcTCTCCCAGTCTCCCCCGAAGGGCGTGACCATCCCGTACCGGCCCAAGCCGTCCAGCTCTCCAGTCATCTTTGCAGGTGGTCAG GCCTATACCATTCAAGGACAGTATGCCATTCCACAGCCAGAT TTGACCAAGCTGCACCAGTTGGCAATGCAACAGTCTCACTTTCCCATGACGCATGGCAACACCGGATTCAGTG GCATTGAATCCAGCTCTCCAGAGGTGAAAGGCTATTGGg CAGGTTTGGATGCATCTGCTCAGACTACTTCTCATGAACTCACCATTCCAAATGAC TTAATTGGCTGCATAATCGGGCGTCAAGGCGCCAAAATCAATGAGATTCGTCAGATGTCTGGGGCTCAGATCAAAATTGCCAATCCAGTGGAAGGATCTACTGATAGGCAGGTTACCATCACTGGATCTGCTGCCAGCATTAGCCTGGCCCAGTATCTAATCAATGTCAG TTTAGAAAACGCTAAACCCTCCTCCCAGGCAGCCTCCGTCACGATCCCTGATCACCTCAGCATCAACCTCTCTCAACCCTccaccccttcttcttcttcttcctcctccaccaccaccccctcgcTCGCCACAGCGGGGACCTCCGACGCACCCTCCAGCCTCCCCAACCCTCTTCCGACCGCCCCTTGTGTCTCCAGTCTGCTTGGCATGAAACCCATCCCTCTCCTGGCTCTAAATGTTGTGTCTGCTGCTAAGGGTCCCGGGGCTTcggctgccaccaccaccacctctgccGTGCCATGCGTAACTAACAAACTGAAAGCTGAGAAACAGAGATTTTCTCCCTACTGA
- the PCBP2 gene encoding poly(rC)-binding protein 2 isoform X2 gives MDTGVIEGGLNVTLTIRLLMHGKEVGSIIGKKGESVKKMREESGARINISEGNCPERIITLAGPTNAIFKAFAMIIDKLEEDISSSMTNSTAASRPPVTLRLVVPASQCGSLIGKGGCKIKEIRESTGAQVQVAGDMLPNSTERAITIAGIPQSIIECVKQICVVMLETLSQSPPKGVTIPYRPKPSSSPVIFAGGQDRYSTGSDSASFPHTTPSMCLNPDLEGPPLEAYTIQGQYAIPQPDLTKLHQLAMQQSHFPMTHGNTGFSGIESSSPEVKGYWGLDASAQTTSHELTIPNDLIGCIIGRQGAKINEIRQMSGAQIKIANPVEGSTDRQVTITGSAASISLAQYLINVSLENAKPSSQAASVTIPDHLSINLSQPSTPSSSSSSSTTTPSLATAGTSDAPSSLPNPLPTAPCVSSLLGMKPIPLLALNVVSAAKGPGASAATTTTSAVPCVTNKLKAEKQRFSPY, from the exons ATGGACACCGGTGTGATTGAAGGTGGATTAAATGTCACTCTCACCATCCGGCTACTTATGCATGGAAAG GAAGTTGGAAGCATTATTGGAAAG AAAGGAGAATCAGTCAAGAAGATGCGTGAAGAG AGTGGTGCGCGTATCAACATTTCAGAAGGGAATTGTCCTGAGAGAATAATTACTCTGGCTGGACCCACCAATGCCATCTTTAAAGCCTTTGCTATGATCATTGACAAACTGGAAGAG GACATCAGCAGCTCTATGACCAATAGTACAGCTGCCAGTAGACCCCCAGTCACCCTGAGGCTTGTGGTCCCTGCTAGCCAGTGTGGCTCTCTCATTGGAAAAGGAGGATGCAAGATCAAGGAAATAAGAGAG AGTACAGGGGCTCAGGTCCAGGTGGCAGGGGATATGCTACCAAACTCAACTGAGCGGGCCATCACTATTGCTGGCATCCCGCAATCTATCATTGAGTGTGTCAAACAGATCTGCGTGGTCATGTTGGAG actcTCTCCCAGTCTCCCCCGAAGGGCGTGACCATCCCGTACCGGCCCAAGCCGTCCAGCTCTCCAGTCATCTTTGCAGGTGGTCAG GACAGGTACAGCACAGGCAGCGACAGTGCGAGCTTTCCCCACACCACCCCGTCCATGTGCCTCAACCCTGACCTGGAGGGACCACCTCTAGAG GCCTATACCATTCAAGGACAGTATGCCATTCCACAGCCAGAT TTGACCAAGCTGCACCAGTTGGCAATGCAACAGTCTCACTTTCCCATGACGCATGGCAACACCGGATTCAGTG GCATTGAATCCAGCTCTCCAGAGGTGAAAGGCTATTGGg GTTTGGATGCATCTGCTCAGACTACTTCTCATGAACTCACCATTCCAAATGAC TTAATTGGCTGCATAATCGGGCGTCAAGGCGCCAAAATCAATGAGATTCGTCAGATGTCTGGGGCTCAGATCAAAATTGCCAATCCAGTGGAAGGATCTACTGATAGGCAGGTTACCATCACTGGATCTGCTGCCAGCATTAGCCTGGCCCAGTATCTAATCAATGTCAG TTTAGAAAACGCTAAACCCTCCTCCCAGGCAGCCTCCGTCACGATCCCTGATCACCTCAGCATCAACCTCTCTCAACCCTccaccccttcttcttcttcttcctcctccaccaccaccccctcgcTCGCCACAGCGGGGACCTCCGACGCACCCTCCAGCCTCCCCAACCCTCTTCCGACCGCCCCTTGTGTCTCCAGTCTGCTTGGCATGAAACCCATCCCTCTCCTGGCTCTAAATGTTGTGTCTGCTGCTAAGGGTCCCGGGGCTTcggctgccaccaccaccacctctgccGTGCCATGCGTAACTAACAAACTGAAAGCTGAGAAACAGAGATTTTCTCCCTACTGA
- the PCBP2 gene encoding poly(rC)-binding protein 2 isoform X5 — translation MDTGVIEGGLNVTLTIRLLMHGKEVGSIIGKKGESVKKMREESGARINISEGNCPERIITLAGPTNAIFKAFAMIIDKLEEDISSSMTNSTAASRPPVTLRLVVPASQCGSLIGKGGCKIKEIRESTGAQVQVAGDMLPNSTERAITIAGIPQSIIECVKQICVVMLETLSQSPPKGVTIPYRPKPSSSPVIFAGGQDRYSTGSDSASFPHTTPSMCLNPDLEGPPLEAYTIQGQYAIPQPDLTKLHQLAMQQSHFPMTHGNTGFSGLDASAQTTSHELTIPNDLIGCIIGRQGAKINEIRQMSGAQIKIANPVEGSTDRQVTITGSAASISLAQYLINVSLENAKPSSQAASVTIPDHLSINLSQPSTPSSSSSSSTTTPSLATAGTSDAPSSLPNPLPTAPCVSSLLGMKPIPLLALNVVSAAKGPGASAATTTTSAVPCVTNKLKAEKQRFSPY, via the exons ATGGACACCGGTGTGATTGAAGGTGGATTAAATGTCACTCTCACCATCCGGCTACTTATGCATGGAAAG GAAGTTGGAAGCATTATTGGAAAG AAAGGAGAATCAGTCAAGAAGATGCGTGAAGAG AGTGGTGCGCGTATCAACATTTCAGAAGGGAATTGTCCTGAGAGAATAATTACTCTGGCTGGACCCACCAATGCCATCTTTAAAGCCTTTGCTATGATCATTGACAAACTGGAAGAG GACATCAGCAGCTCTATGACCAATAGTACAGCTGCCAGTAGACCCCCAGTCACCCTGAGGCTTGTGGTCCCTGCTAGCCAGTGTGGCTCTCTCATTGGAAAAGGAGGATGCAAGATCAAGGAAATAAGAGAG AGTACAGGGGCTCAGGTCCAGGTGGCAGGGGATATGCTACCAAACTCAACTGAGCGGGCCATCACTATTGCTGGCATCCCGCAATCTATCATTGAGTGTGTCAAACAGATCTGCGTGGTCATGTTGGAG actcTCTCCCAGTCTCCCCCGAAGGGCGTGACCATCCCGTACCGGCCCAAGCCGTCCAGCTCTCCAGTCATCTTTGCAGGTGGTCAG GACAGGTACAGCACAGGCAGCGACAGTGCGAGCTTTCCCCACACCACCCCGTCCATGTGCCTCAACCCTGACCTGGAGGGACCACCTCTAGAG GCCTATACCATTCAAGGACAGTATGCCATTCCACAGCCAGAT TTGACCAAGCTGCACCAGTTGGCAATGCAACAGTCTCACTTTCCCATGACGCATGGCAACACCGGATTCAGTG GTTTGGATGCATCTGCTCAGACTACTTCTCATGAACTCACCATTCCAAATGAC TTAATTGGCTGCATAATCGGGCGTCAAGGCGCCAAAATCAATGAGATTCGTCAGATGTCTGGGGCTCAGATCAAAATTGCCAATCCAGTGGAAGGATCTACTGATAGGCAGGTTACCATCACTGGATCTGCTGCCAGCATTAGCCTGGCCCAGTATCTAATCAATGTCAG TTTAGAAAACGCTAAACCCTCCTCCCAGGCAGCCTCCGTCACGATCCCTGATCACCTCAGCATCAACCTCTCTCAACCCTccaccccttcttcttcttcttcctcctccaccaccaccccctcgcTCGCCACAGCGGGGACCTCCGACGCACCCTCCAGCCTCCCCAACCCTCTTCCGACCGCCCCTTGTGTCTCCAGTCTGCTTGGCATGAAACCCATCCCTCTCCTGGCTCTAAATGTTGTGTCTGCTGCTAAGGGTCCCGGGGCTTcggctgccaccaccaccacctctgccGTGCCATGCGTAACTAACAAACTGAAAGCTGAGAAACAGAGATTTTCTCCCTACTGA
- the PCBP2 gene encoding poly(rC)-binding protein 2 isoform X10, with amino-acid sequence MDTGVIEGGLNVTLTIRLLMHGKEVGSIIGKKGESVKKMREESGARINISEGNCPERIITLAGPTNAIFKAFAMIIDKLEEDISSSMTNSTAASRPPVTLRLVVPASQCGSLIGKGGCKIKEIRESTGAQVQVAGDMLPNSTERAITIAGIPQSIIECVKQICVVMLETLSQSPPKGVTIPYRPKPSSSPVIFAGGQDRYSTGSDSASFPHTTPSMCLNPDLEGPPLEAYTIQGQYAIPQPDLTKLHQLAMQQSHFPMTHGNTGFSGIESSSPEVKGYWAGLDASAQTTSHELTIPNDLIGCIIGRQGAKINEIRQMSGAQIKIANPVEGSTDRQVTITGSAASISLAQYLINVRLSSETGGMGSS; translated from the exons ATGGACACCGGTGTGATTGAAGGTGGATTAAATGTCACTCTCACCATCCGGCTACTTATGCATGGAAAG GAAGTTGGAAGCATTATTGGAAAG AAAGGAGAATCAGTCAAGAAGATGCGTGAAGAG AGTGGTGCGCGTATCAACATTTCAGAAGGGAATTGTCCTGAGAGAATAATTACTCTGGCTGGACCCACCAATGCCATCTTTAAAGCCTTTGCTATGATCATTGACAAACTGGAAGAG GACATCAGCAGCTCTATGACCAATAGTACAGCTGCCAGTAGACCCCCAGTCACCCTGAGGCTTGTGGTCCCTGCTAGCCAGTGTGGCTCTCTCATTGGAAAAGGAGGATGCAAGATCAAGGAAATAAGAGAG AGTACAGGGGCTCAGGTCCAGGTGGCAGGGGATATGCTACCAAACTCAACTGAGCGGGCCATCACTATTGCTGGCATCCCGCAATCTATCATTGAGTGTGTCAAACAGATCTGCGTGGTCATGTTGGAG actcTCTCCCAGTCTCCCCCGAAGGGCGTGACCATCCCGTACCGGCCCAAGCCGTCCAGCTCTCCAGTCATCTTTGCAGGTGGTCAG GACAGGTACAGCACAGGCAGCGACAGTGCGAGCTTTCCCCACACCACCCCGTCCATGTGCCTCAACCCTGACCTGGAGGGACCACCTCTAGAG GCCTATACCATTCAAGGACAGTATGCCATTCCACAGCCAGAT TTGACCAAGCTGCACCAGTTGGCAATGCAACAGTCTCACTTTCCCATGACGCATGGCAACACCGGATTCAGTG GCATTGAATCCAGCTCTCCAGAGGTGAAAGGCTATTGGg CAGGTTTGGATGCATCTGCTCAGACTACTTCTCATGAACTCACCATTCCAAATGAC TTAATTGGCTGCATAATCGGGCGTCAAGGCGCCAAAATCAATGAGATTCGTCAGATGTCTGGGGCTCAGATCAAAATTGCCAATCCAGTGGAAGGATCTACTGATAGGCAGGTTACCATCACTGGATCTGCTGCCAGCATTAGCCTGGCCCAGTATCTAATCAATGTCAG GCTTTCCTCGGAGACGGGTGGCATGGGGAGCAGCTAG